The following are encoded together in the Longimicrobium sp. genome:
- a CDS encoding SRPBCC domain-containing protein, whose translation MKFADITAPEQRETIAFEVDLRHPPEKVWRALTEPELLREWLLPAIGFTLQPGAEFTLKAPQAYPGWDGTVDCRMLEIDEHRTLSYTWTVPFLDTVVTFRITPTESGTRLSIVQSGFRPDQKQEFGGARYGWKMMTGRLGELLDGIP comes from the coding sequence GCCGACATCACCGCGCCCGAACAGCGCGAGACCATTGCGTTCGAGGTGGACCTGCGGCATCCGCCGGAAAAGGTGTGGCGGGCGCTCACCGAGCCGGAGCTGCTCAGGGAGTGGCTGCTCCCCGCCATCGGGTTCACCCTGCAGCCCGGGGCGGAGTTCACGCTGAAGGCGCCGCAGGCGTACCCCGGGTGGGACGGCACCGTGGACTGCCGGATGCTCGAAATTGACGAGCATCGCACGCTCAGCTACACGTGGACCGTCCCCTTTCTGGACACCGTCGTCACCTTTCGCATCACCCCCACGGAATCGGGGACGCGGCTGTCCATCGTGCAGTCGGGCTTCCGACCCGACCAGAAGCAGGAGTTCGGCGGCGCGCGGTACGGATGGAAGATGATGACGGGCAGGCTGGGCGAGCTGCTGGACGGGATCCCGTAA